The following nucleotide sequence is from candidate division WOR-3 bacterium.
CCGCCCCTTTTTATTAACTCAGTGAATATACCCAACGACCTTAGTTGAAATTGGCTCTCAGAAACCTAAAAATTGACCAGATTTTAAGCTGTTAATGGTTAAAAAATAAGAATCTTTACAAAATCCAGATTTGAAGTAATATTTTTCTATGAATCTCCAAAGAAGCTTTGCGGGGCGCTGCCTTGGTTCTAACAAGGCGTTTTTAGCCGTTTTACCTCTGGTGTTATCCCTGGGATTGACGGTATGTTTTCTACCATCCTGCGGACGCCGAGCGGCTTTGATAGATGCTGCCAGTGAAGGGGATTTGGATAAGGTAAAGGCACTGATAAAGAAGGGTGTGGATGTTAATGTCAAAGACAATTATGGCTGGACACCTTTGATGGAGGCGACCGCAGAAGGGCACCTGGATGTAGCAAAGTTTCTTGTTGAGCAGGGCGCTGATGTCAACGCCAGAAATAAAATTGGTGCCACCGCCTTGATGTGGGCTGCAAGTATGGGGAGGCTTTATATGGTGAAGTATCTAATTGAGCAGGGCGCCGATATTAATGTTCGGGATAATTACGGCAGAACTGCCCTGATGGAGGCGGCATATTTCGGTCATTCCTATGTGGTGAAGTTCCTTGTTGAGCAGGGCGCTGATATCCACGCTGTTGATAAACAGGGCAGGACCGCGCTCAGGGATGCGCTTGATGAGGGACATTTAGATATTGCGGCATATCTGAAAAAGGTAGGGGCGGAAGAATAAGATTCAAAAAACAACCTCGCCCCTATCGCTGAGGAACAAATGAGTGGTGTTTTCCTTTACTTTTTTGTTA
It contains:
- a CDS encoding ankyrin repeat domain-containing protein; this translates as MNLQRSFAGRCLGSNKAFLAVLPLVLSLGLTVCFLPSCGRRAALIDAASEGDLDKVKALIKKGVDVNVKDNYGWTPLMEATAEGHLDVAKFLVEQGADVNARNKIGATALMWAASMGRLYMVKYLIEQGADINVRDNYGRTALMEAAYFGHSYVVKFLVEQGADIHAVDKQGRTALRDALDEGHLDIAAYLKKVGAEE